The nucleotide sequence CTCATGTCACAGAGCAATATCCGCCACAACACACAAGACCACCACTCTACATACTACCCGAAAGCTGTGGGCACACCAACAGCACGGCCAACACTACACGACTGGCATTACCGATCAACGCTAGATGCAGCTCGCAAGATGTACACTTCGGAAGGCCTCATTTCGTTTTATTCAGGGTTGACACCAGCACTCCTTGGCCTAACACATGTTGCTGTGCAGTTTCCGACCTACGAGTACTTGAAGACCAAGTTTACCGGTCAGGGAATGGGTGAATCGAAGGAGGGAGATGATAAAACTCAAGTTTTTGGAATATTAGGGGCCTCTATTCTATCCAAGATCCTTGCCAGTACTGCCACATACCCTCACGAAGTCATCCGAACCCGTCTTCAAACCCAACGGCGCCCACTTGCCGGCGAAGAGTTCGTTCAAGGGATGGGAGTGACAAGTTCAGGCCCCAGGAGTAGGGCCCCTGTGGAGAAACCCAAGTATCAGGGCGTCGTTAATACCTTTCGAACCATTCTAGCTGAGGAAGGTTGGCGAGCGTTCTATGCTGGTCTTGGTACTAATATGATGCGGGCTGTTCCAGCAGCAACCGTCACCATGCTGACTTACGAATATGTCATGAGGCAATTATACCATACCAGGGCTGAGGCACGCCATTTATTGCTCGACCCTTCGGTGGAATCATAAATGCTTAACAGTCCTCAGTTTGGGGAAACGTCAGAATCACAGGAGTTGAACGATCATGGCGAAGGAATGTACACATGGATTCACGGAAGGTATAGGATTAGAAGATGGGGCAAGGCTGAGATACCCTTAGTCGGCTGAAGGCTTAGACAAATTTCTGGTTCACTATGGGACATACGTGGCGAACGTTACGGCGACTTGGTTCCTATCATTTCCATTTTTCATATACAGAGGAATGTATACAGCAGGCGCATATGGCTGCACAacccctctcttctcttgtttgAAGAGCAGAGAAAGCTCGATTTTCTGAGTCGCATTAAGGGGCTGATGAGTCGAGGCATGGCGAAATTGGTGCAGCGCAGGCATTCAGATGGAGTTTGTTTCATGATTTAACTTCGAGAAACTAGACAACAAATCATAAAAAATACAATACGTTCAAATTCATATGCTTTGCAGAATGATTGACGCTCAGGTCTAGTGACGGGGGGGCCGATTTGCTTCCTATACGCCAATGTATGCTACAAGTTACTCTGCTCCAGTGTGCTCTCATGATGAGCCACGTCTTGGTGCATGTTCTCCATTCCCTGGTAGTTTTGAGGATTTCTGTCAAGGGGTTCTGTTAGTTGATATTGATGAAGCTAAGTGGAGGGACGTACTGCTTGGTCTCGAGCGGAGTGAATGGATGAGCGGGTGTATCTACAGACTATCAGCTTACTGCTTGCATCCAAAGTCTTTTGTATATTTTTCTCTAAGGAAATGTTGAGATATCTTCACATCTGAAGAACACGCCACTTTCTTTACTCACACGAGCAGAACACATGCCATAGTGAAGGCTGCCCCTGGGGCCATAAAATTCTGTAGATATTGAGTTAGCGCACACAAAGTTCCTTCGATTTGCataaaaagaacttactCGGGGATTCATGTTATGGGACTCTGCATTGTACTTTAGAGTTAAAGGTTAATGGTGAAcatctcgtctcgtctcgtatCGTCTCGTCTTAGGTACTGGAAGTAAACGGATGATTTCGGCAAGTATTCTATTGGTGCGCAGTACAAGCATAACTTCAATTGATGCATCTCTTCAACCGTCcgtcttctttttctcagCTCCGCAATCGCAGTCTCCACTATCAATCATCTATCTACCTAACTAGGGTAGGTATGTAAGCGAAAAGACATGGCCCGTGCGCCGTCCGCTGCCGAGCCCAGCAGCTTGTGGTCCAAGCTCCCGGAAGCTTGAAAGGGCCTGCAACAGCCTCTATTGGTCCCCAGACGAGACCTCCCAAACCGGGGTGAGGCACCTCATTCGAATGCGACTGCGACGGACGGGCAGAGTCCCATTTCCCCCAAGCGCCCAACCTCATCTTTTGTTTTTATCTGCTTCATCCGCCTTTTCTTTACGCGTTTCGTACTCTTCGCGCCGTGGTTTTTAAATCACAAATTCATCCCCGAGCTTGCTCTTCATTCGTTGCATTCagcgcatcgcatcgcatcgcatcgcattaTCGCAAACTACATAAATCCTCTCGCCCCATCCATATATCACCATGCCTATGGAACTTCGCAAGCGCAAGGCATCTACtgcccctcctcctcctcctgttAAGAGAAAGTCAACTACCAAGGTTCCCAAAGCCGCTGCCAAGGTGAAGGAGGCCGCCGCCAAGGTcacagagaagaaggaagagccTGAGGAGGCTAAGGAGActaaagaggaggagaagactgaggaagtacccaaggctgaggaaccCAAGGCGgaagagcccaagaagacTGTTGGCAAGCCCAAGGTCGGCGATGTTGTGGACCTTGATGGCTTTGGAGGCGAGATAGAGACCAATGATGGTGAAAAGACCAcattgaagaagcttgttgatgagagcaAGTCTGGTGTCGTCCTCTTCACCTACCCCAAGGCATCTACTCCCGGTTGTAAGTTGATAAAGCCCTCTCATCCGAATATCCATCTGACTCTTCCGCAGGCACCAAGCAAGTCTGCTTCTTCCGCGACTCTTATGAGCCTCTCACCAAGGACGGCCTTGCTATCTACGGTCTCAGCGCCGACTCCCCCAAAGCCAACACAACcttcaaggagaagcaaaagctCCCTTACACACTGCTGTGCGACCCT is from Fusarium musae strain F31 chromosome 4, whole genome shotgun sequence and encodes:
- a CDS encoding hypothetical protein (EggNog:ENOG41) — translated: MYSTTVTPLHRWALNASDTQFNAVAGAVGGFTSGVVTCPLDVIKTKLQAQGGYAALNKGRHVGHPKLYNGLVGSAKVIWREEGIRGLYRGLGPIVMGYLPTWAVWFTVYNKSKVYISQYSVNFWSSIVAGASSTIVTNPIWVIKTRLMSQSNIRHNTQDHHSTYYPKAVGTPTARPTLHDWHYRSTLDAARKMYTSEGLISFYSGLTPALLGLTHVAVQFPTYEYLKTKFTGQGMGESKEGDDKTQVFGILGASILSKILASTATYPHEVIRTRLQTQRRPLAGEEFVQGMGVTSSGPRSRAPVEKPKYQGVVNTFRTILAEEGWRAFYAGLGTNMMRAVPAATVTMLTYEYVMRQLYHTRAEARHLLLDPSVES
- a CDS encoding hypothetical protein (EggNog:ENOG41~BUSCO:EOG0926578E), translating into MPMELRKRKASTAPPPPPVKRKSTTKVPKAAAKVKEAAAKVTEKKEEPEEAKETKEEEKTEEVPKAEEPKAEEPKKTVGKPKVGDVVDLDGFGGEIETNDGEKTTLKKLVDESKSGVVLFTYPKASTPGCTKQVCFFRDSYEPLTKDGLAIYGLSADSPKANTTFKEKQKLPYTLLCDPKATLIEAIGLKKAPKGTTRGVFVISKEGKILVAEAGSPQGTLDRVQALVEELASK